TCCGGTGGATGGGAATCCTTGTAACGAGTGTAGTGTGTGTAAAGGGATATTAGATGGAAGTAATATGGATGTAATAGAGATAGATGCTGCATCTAATAACAGTGTGGATAATATAAGACAGATACGTGATGAGGTTTTGTATACACCGTCGCAGTCTAAATATAAAGTTTATATAATAGATGAGGTACACATGTTATCAACTGGTGCATTTAATGCGTTACTAAAAACGTTAGAAGAACCACCAGGGCATGTTATATTTGTGTTAGCTACAACAGAGTCACATAAGCTGCCAGCGACTATATTATCTAGATGCCAGAGATTTGATTTTAGACGAATATCATTAGATAGTATTGTTGCGAGGTTAGACAGAATAGTAGAAAATATGGGTGTTTCGTGCGAAGAAAGTGCGTTAAGATTAATAGCTAAAGTTGCTGATGGAGCTCTAAGAGATGCTATAAGTATATTGGATCAATGTATATCACTGAATCAAAATGGAATAAAGTATGATGAGGTGCTAGAAGTTGTGGGTATAGCAACAACTGAGTTTGTGTTAAACATTGTAGATGCTATGATAAATAAAGATATTGTTAGTATTGTAAGAGAGCTGGATGAACTGGTCACTGAAGGTAAAGATGTGCTACAATTTTTGAGGGAACTTATTAAATATTTTAGGGATATGTTGATATGTAAAGTAACAAATAAGCCAGAAGATATAATAGATGTGTCTAGTGATGTGCTAATAAGGCTTAAAGAAAGTTGTAAAGAATTAGAGACAGAAACAATTGTGTTTATAATAAAGGAGCTTTCTTTATTAGAGGGGAAGTTAAAGTGGACTAAAAATCAAAGAATTTTGCTTGAGGTATCATTAATAAAAATATGTGAAGATAATTTTGTTAATGATGATATGAGCCTTGAAGATAAAATAAGTGCGCTTGAGACAAAGCTTAACCAGGTTGTAAGAGATGGAGTTAGGGTTAAAACAACGACAGGTGAAAGTAAACCGTTACCTAAAAAATCTTTGACTTCGCCGCCTGTGGCTAAAAAGAGGACAATAATGACTGCAGGGGAAGAATATGATGGTTGGGACTATATAGTGAATATGATAAAGAAAGCAAAAAAAATGGCGTTGTGGTCGTACATAGTGGATAGTAAAGCATTTATATTAGATAGTGATACAGTTGGTATAGTATTTAATAATTCAACGTCTTACGAGATGGCAAAAAAATACGAAAACCTTAGTGTAATAAAAGAGTGCATAGATAAAAGAGAAGGAAGAGATGTTATAATAAAAACTGTGTACAAAGATATGGAAGTGAAAGATAGTGCTTATGGGAAAAAGACAAAAGAAGATTTCGTGAGTAAGGCAAAGAGTATAGCAAGTGCTCATGATATAGAAATAAATATAGTAGATGATTGACTGCTCCCCATGATTAAACTCAGGGGATTCACACTCGTTTGTAAGATAGAAAGATGAGTTAGAGAGATAAAAGACGTAATTTCAATTGATATTATGAAAAGAGGTTGTGTTTTGGAAGAGTTGAATATAGAACTTATGGATACAGAGTGGCCATTTGAATATATTGATCACGATAGAGAAGTTGTAAGAGCAATTGTTTTTGATGATAAGGGTTTGTATTATTTTGTTAAGGCAAATCGTGATGATGAGTTAGGTAAAGTATCTTGGATTGAAACGTCGGGTGGTGGAGTAGAAAAGGGAGAAGATCTTTTATCTGCTATCAAACGTGAGCTTAAAGAAGAATTGGGTGTAGAAGTGAGTATTATACAAAAAATAGGTGTCGTTAGCGATTATTATAATGTACTACATAGGCATAACATAAATAACTATTATCTTTGTAAGGTGTGTTCATTTGGAGAGAGGAGTTTGACTAAGGCTGAAATGGATGATTTCCATTTATGCACGTTAAAATTTAATTATAATGATGCGGTAAGTGCATATAAGGAGTATAGTGGGACTAGATTGGGTAAACTTATTGTAAATAGGGAATTGCCAATATTAAAAAGAGCAAAAGAAATTATTAATATAATAGAAAATTAAAGGTTTTTGGGCTTAATATTAAAAAAGTGAAATATATTTAAAAATTTATGACCCAAAAAGCAAAAAATATATTTTTTACCCTTGCAAAGCAATAACAAATGTGGTAAAATTCTTCTTAAGGATGTTGGAAGTGCTTCTTGTAATTTTAGTAGTATTGGAATTCTTTGGAATTATTTAGCCTTCTAGAAGGAACTTGTTTTTAGCTATAATTTAAGAAAGGAATGTCGATAATGTGTTTGTTTATTATTGACAGGTGTTTTGTTTTGTGGTAGTTATCACGGATCTTATGGGAAGTTTCATTTGTTTGATGGTCTGTGTTTTTATTAGTTATTGGTATTTTGTTAATATGTTTTACAATTTTTGAAAGCAAATAAAATGAGGAGTGAAAAAATGATCTTTGCAGAGAATTTTAAAAAGTTGAGAAAAGAGAAACAAATAACACAGCAAGTCATAGCAGATTATTTGGGAATTACAAGACAGGCTATAGCGGCCTATGAAAAAGGTAAGAGAGAGCCTAATCTGAATATGATTGTGAAAATAGCTGAGTTCTTTGAGGTATCAGTAGATTTCTTATTGGGAGTATCACAATTAAGATTGGCAAATGCTCAAATAATTAGTGATAATATAAGGATGATACAAGGGCAAAGAACATATGAAGAGTTGGCTGCTGATATTTTGGAAAAAACAGGAGCTGAGTTTTATCCAGAGTTGATAAGGATGTACGTGGAAGATAAGATGTTGCCAAATTCCGAGACAATAAAGGAGTTTGCAAGATATGCAAAAGTTAGTGAGGCATTTTTCTACAACAAAAATACACCTGAAACTTTAGAAGAACAGAGAAGACTTTTCATTAAGCAGAATAGAAGAAAGATGGATTTTCCTGTTATGTTCTCACCAGATACTATGACTTCTGCAGCTGTAGATGATAATAGTATAAAAAATTAATAGGTCAGGGTATAGGATCCGTGGCAGCTTACACTCTATGTAGAAGGAGAGGGAAAGGAGTGAAGGCTGTCTTTGGGTGCGTTCTAAAAAAGGTGAGGTAAGTCACAGGATAATTTTTTTAAAAAAAAGTAAGTTTTTGCAAAGTAAGAAGAGAGGGAAGTGATTTTTATGGTAGAGTTTGAACAGTTAAGATTAGAGAATACTGCATTAGAGGAAGATATAAACAAGTTGGGTGTTTCCCTTTGAATTAGATAAGATGAAGGAAGAGTTAGAGGAGTTAGAACATAAAACAATGGAAGTTAACTTTTGGGATGATATAGAAAATTCTCACAAGATACTTCAGAAGATAAAAAATAAAAAGAGCAAGATTGAAAGAATGAACAAAATTAAATCTAAGTGGGAAGATATATTTGTTCTCATAGATTTAGGGCAAGAAGAGGAAAATAAGGATATTTTAAAAGAAGTAGAAGAAGAAATGTCTTCATTAAAAGAGATGATTGAGGATTTACATTTAGAAGTTTTACTTTGTGGAAAGTATGATAAGAACAATGCTATTTTGACGTTACACGCAGGAGCTGGAGGTACTGAAGCATGTGATTGGGTTTCAATGTTATTTAGGATGTATACTAGATGGGCAGAAAAAAGAGAGTATACAGTAAAGTTAATTGACGTGTTAGATGGAGAAGAAGCGGGAATAAA
The Clostridiales bacterium genome window above contains:
- a CDS encoding helix-turn-helix transcriptional regulator, which codes for MIFAENFKKLRKEKQITQQVIADYLGITRQAIAAYEKGKREPNLNMIVKIAEFFEVSVDFLLGVSQLRLANAQIISDNIRMIQGQRTYEELAADILEKTGAEFYPELIRMYVEDKMLPNSETIKEFARYAKVSEAFFYNKNTPETLEEQRRLFIKQNRRKMDFPVMFSPDTMTSAAVDDNSIKN
- the dnaX gene encoding DNA polymerase III subunit gamma/tau; the protein is MSYVALYRKWRPLIFEDVVEQEHVVRTLKNTVKTGRVAHAYLFCGTRGTGKTTMAKIFSRAVNCQNPVDGNPCNECSVCKGILDGSNMDVIEIDAASNNSVDNIRQIRDEVLYTPSQSKYKVYIIDEVHMLSTGAFNALLKTLEEPPGHVIFVLATTESHKLPATILSRCQRFDFRRISLDSIVARLDRIVENMGVSCEESALRLIAKVADGALRDAISILDQCISLNQNGIKYDEVLEVVGIATTEFVLNIVDAMINKDIVSIVRELDELVTEGKDVLQFLRELIKYFRDMLICKVTNKPEDIIDVSSDVLIRLKESCKELETETIVFIIKELSLLEGKLKWTKNQRILLEVSLIKICEDNFVNDDMSLEDKISALETKLNQVVRDGVRVKTTTGESKPLPKKSLTSPPVAKKRTIMTAGEEYDGWDYIVNMIKKAKKMALWSYIVDSKAFILDSDTVGIVFNNSTSYEMAKKYENLSVIKECIDKREGRDVIIKTVYKDMEVKDSAYGKKTKEDFVSKAKSIASAHDIEINIVDD
- a CDS encoding NUDIX hydrolase produces the protein MKRGCVLEELNIELMDTEWPFEYIDHDREVVRAIVFDDKGLYYFVKANRDDELGKVSWIETSGGGVEKGEDLLSAIKRELKEELGVEVSIIQKIGVVSDYYNVLHRHNINNYYLCKVCSFGERSLTKAEMDDFHLCTLKFNYNDAVSAYKEYSGTRLGKLIVNRELPILKRAKEIINIIEN